A window of Castanea sativa cultivar Marrone di Chiusa Pesio chromosome 1, ASM4071231v1 contains these coding sequences:
- the LOC142611357 gene encoding putative 1-phosphatidylinositol-3-phosphate 5-kinase FAB1D, with amino-acid sequence MCSMCHNCGVELLKLEEKKRQENGNSLKLDPGGPILYCKFCGKKQEGESIKRDSASPYITPMISPSTSLSSSDSFASNCSEFSVVNSYDRVNREQSTTGDSQENCKRMENNLKESNNGDDHIVRDVEIQTSSGQEAKEEFAGNRGKASNYDQLDAEIWEPPEAEDPEDDMEGSMAYNDDDDDECGDGTDWGKLCSLSRFRDEGSGSYKFKVEKQRAMEEVTNGKFKALVFHLLKSVGVASSGEHGESWVDIVTSLSWEAASFLKPDANDGKPMDPDGYVKVKCVATGSCSQSQVVKGFVFKKHAAHKHMPTKYKNPRLLLIRGELGQSSSGLSSFASMEQQEKDYLKYLIEMIELCHPNVILVEKCVSRDIQESIRAKGMTLVYDMKLHRLERIARSTGSPILSSDTLTGQKLKQCESFHIEKFVEEHAACGDGEKRPTKTLMFLEGFPTRLGCTILLKGAHSDELKQIKCVLQYAVVVAYHLILETSFLVDQKAMFSTIRFPDEVNVLLTDQQSPKLGSSNSSVPSIEEITSTNESCAVDIPISNGFHEENIQNSNLESKSHSALTYEPYNPAIFSGLSSLSASLKKVMGDSFPLAASASYQSLSSYFGFNGGQFNGHVCKPISLSTPERVCHCDMESKGSSDEENSFDGGQFQNSSGYTEVPIETQKDGGNSEEQMQSRDGINAVVDSRSILVLMSRRNAVRGTICEQSHFSHIMFYKNFDVPLGKFLRDNLLNQKSQCTKCGELPEAHFYYYAHRNKQLTIQVKRLPEGKHLPGDAEGKLWMWSRARCKPGNGISNSTKRVLMSTAARSLSFGKFLELSLSHPSSSSRLSSYCHPFERDFLHFFGLGPMVAMFKYSTVAIYNVSVPPRKLEFSNSIRQEWLRKETENVYMNGILLFTETAAFLNKIRSQFAGRTLNLQGTSLNFSDVEEMLNQERSEFEESIKSAVWKNGNPDQAVYIPLNLNRLLWELLLESCIWDRRLHYLFSTDATVSDSNASERIIQEQAKSKMDGSAAGGNEGMETILQNGHVGLDDCVDFKFKLDTSTEANEIPIKEIPVEVQVQDLSDGGDVLNASTVAEGEMPTVGVSTNRSSDQELVARQNGSAHCQSGDDNCQAVILPLFDHPREDRTIPVSTVLGNSDSIADLHVLKKDKSLRSLSSCIENSIGWFWTPFSKVRQIDMKDLLKSYLQKFEAISSYTQEYIPTANQLITEEGSRLHIPLGTDNYILSDFEGELSSIIACALASLKELPVQSEVLDEDSRRENGMAAKSYESLHSLARISTITSLRWSSNGFSESDSVLSTSSSSPEDSRFSSFDGLNLLDSLVPPDPFNPIVNLVGKGKYSVACLYANEFRDLRSRCCPSEADYIASLSRCRNWDAKGGKSKSLFAKTLDDRFIIKEIKKTEFDSFTKFARDYFKYMTQSFELGNQTCLAKVLGIYQVSIRQTKSGKENRHDLMVMENLTFGRKITRQYDLKGALHSRYTAAADGSGDVLLDQNFVNDMNSSPLYVSNKAKRLLQRAVWNDTAFLNSINVMDYSLLVAVDTERRELVCGIIDYLRQYTWDKQLETWVKSSLVPKNVLPTVISPKEYKRRFRKFMASHFLCVPDHWCSEISSHDPGELCGVRDDHDISQPKSQKEEGLNGFSA; translated from the exons ATGTGTAGTATGTGTCATAATTGTGGTGTGGAATTGTTGAAgttggaggaaaagaagaggcAGGAGAATGGGAATTCTTTAAAATTAGACCCTGGAGGCCCCATCTTGTATTGTAAATTTTGTGGGAAAAAGCAGGAGGGAGAGTCCATAAAGCGGGATAGTGCCAGTCCATACATAACACCAATGATCAGTCCATCTACTTCATTGTCAAGCAGTGATAGCTTTGCATCTAACTGCA GTGAGTTTTCAGTTGTTAACTCATATGACAG GGTTAATCGAGAACAAAGTACAACAGGTGATAGTCAAGAGAATTGTAAAAGGATGGAAAACAACTTAAAGGAAAGCAATAATGGTGATGATCACATTGTAAGAGATGTGGAAATACAAACAAGTAGTGGTcaagaagcaaaagaagaatTTGCTGGAAATCGTGGCAAAGCCTCTAATTATGATCAACTGGATGCTGAAATTTGGGAACCTCCTGAAGCAGAAGACCCAGAGGATGACATGGAGGGGAGCATGGCttataatgatgatgatgatgatgaatgtGGTGATGGCACTGATTGGGGCAAGCTGTGTTCTTTGAGTCGCTTTAGAGATGAAGGAAGTGGGAGTTACAAGTTTAAAGTGGAAAAACAAAGAGCAATGGAAGAGGTGACAAATGGAAAGTTCAAGGCCCTTGTATTCCATCTTCTTAAAAGTGTGGGTGTTGCCTCATCTGGGGAACATGGTGAAAGTTGGGTGGATATAGTTACTTCATTATCATGGGAAGCCGCTTCATTTTTGAAGCCTGATGCTAATGATGGTAAACCAATGGATCCAGATGGTTATGTGAAAGTGAAATGTGTTGCAACTGGTTCTTGCAGCCAAAG CCAAGTAGTGAAAGGTTTTGTCTTCAAAAAGCATGCTGCTCACAAGCACATGCCAACTAAGTACAAGAATCCGAGGTTGTTGCTGATCAGGGGTGAGCTTGGTCAGTCTTCTAGTGGGTTGTCATCATTTGCTTCAATGGAGCAGCAG GAAAAGGATTATCTGAAGTATCTCATTGAGATGATAGAATTGTGCCATCCAAATGTGATTTTAGTAGAAAAGTGTGTTTCTCGTGATATTCAGGAGTCCATTCGTGCAAAAGGAATGACACTAGTCTATGATATGAAGCTTCATCGCCTAGAGAGAATTGCCCGTTCTACTGGCTCACCAATTCTATCATCGGATACTTTGACTGGTCAAAAGCTAAAACAATGCGAGTCTTTTCATATTGAAAAATTTGTGGAGGAACATGCTGCTTGTGGTGATGGGGAAAAGAGGCCAACTAAAACATTGATGTTCCTTGAAGGCTTTCCTACACGTCTTGGTTGTACG ATTTTGCTGAAAGGCGCACACAGTGATGAATTGAAGCAGATTAAATGTGTCTTGCAGTATGCTGTTGTTGTGGCATATCATTTAATTCTTGAAACGTCTTTCCTTGTTGATCAGAAGGCAATGTTCTCTACAATTCGATTTCCTGACGAAGTGAATGTCTTGCTGACTGATCAACAATCCCCTAAGCTAGGATCTAGTAACTCAAGTGTTCCTAGTATTGAGGAAATTACTTCCACAAATGAGTCATGTGCGGTTGATATTCCCATATCCAATGGATTCCATGAAGAAAATATCCAAAATTCAAACTTAGAATCTAAAAGCCACTCTGCATTAACTTATGAGCCATACAATCCAGCTATTTTCTCTGGGTTGTCATCTCTCTCAGCTTCTCTAAAGAAAGTTATGGGGGACAGTTTCCCACTTGCTGCCTCTGCTTCGTATCAGTCCCTGTCATCATACTTTGGGTTCAATGGAGGGCAATTCAACGGTCATGTCTGTAAACCTATTTCTCTATCAACTCCAGAGAGAGTTTGCCATTGTGATATGGAATCTAAAGGCAGTTCTGATGAAGAAAACTCATTTGATGGTGGGCAATTTCAAAATTCTTCAGGATACACTGAAGTCCCCATAGAGACGCAAAAAGATGGTGGTAATAGTGAAGAGCAAATGCAAAGTAGGGATGGCATCAATGCAGTAGTGGATTCTCGAAGTATTTTGGTTTTGATGTCTAGGCGGAATGCTGTAAGAGGGACAATCTGTGAGCAGAGCCACTTTTCTCATATCATGTTCTACAAGAATTTTGATGTTCCTCTTGGAAAGTTCCTGAGGGATAATTTACTTAATCAG AAAAGCCAGTGCACCAAATGCGGTGAATTACCAGAAGCTCATTTTTACTATTATGCACATCGTAACAAGCAGCTTACTATACAAGTTAAACGACTCCCTGAGGGAAAGCATTTGCCTGGGGATGCTGAAGGCAAGCTTTGGATGTGGAGTCGTGCTAGATGTAAACCTGGGAATGGAATCTCAAATTCTACAAAAAGAGTGTTGATGTCCACTGCTGCCCGTAGTCTGTCATTTGGAAAGTTCTTGGAGCTCAGTTTGTCTCACCCCTCTTCATCTAGCAGATTATCCAGCTATTGCCATCCTTTTGAAAGGGATTTCCTCCATTTCTTTGG CTTAGGCCCCATGGTTGCAATGTTCAAGTATTCTACAGTTGCCATATATAATGTTTCTGTGCCTCCTCGGAAGCTGGAGTTCAGCAATTCAATTAGACAAGAGTGGCTTAGGAAAGAAACTGAGAAT GTGTACATGAACGGGATATTACTATTCACAGAGACTGCggcatttttgaacaaaatcagATCTCAATTTGCTGGCAGAACTCTGAACTTACAAGGCACCTCATTAAACTTTTCTGATGTCGAAGAGATGCTTAACCAGGAAAGATCTGAGTTTGAG GAAAGCATTAAGAGTGCTGTATGGAAGAATGGGAATCCAGATCAGGCTGTCTATATACCTCTCAACTTGAACCGATTATTATGGGAGCTTTTGCTTGAATCTTGCATTTGGGATCGGCGCTTGCATTACCTGTTCTCAACTGATGCAACAGTGAGTGACTCTAATGCttctgagagaataatacaAGAACAAGCTAAATCAAAGATGGATGGCTCTGCTGCTGGAGGCAATGAGGGAATGGAAACAATCTTGCAGAATGGCCATGTAGGCCTTGATGACTGTGttgatttcaaatttaagtTAGATACATCTACAGAAGCAAATGAAATTCCAATAAAAGAAATTCCAGTTGAAGTTCAAGTTCAAGACTTGAGTGATGGAGGTGATGTATTAAATGCTTCTACTGTGGCTGAGGGTGAGATGCCAACTGTGGGTGTAAGTACAAATAGATCATCTGACCAAGAGTTGGTTGCAAGACAAAATGGCTCTGCCCATTGTCAGTCTGGTGATGATAATTGTCAAGCAGTGATTCTTCCTTTGTTTGATCATCCACGAGAGGATAGAACCATTCCAGTTTCCACAGTTCTTGGAAATAGTGATTCTATTGCCGATTTACATGTATTAAAGAAGGATAAATCTCTACGTTCCCTATCATCCTGCATAGAAAATTCGATTGGATGGTTCTGGACACCATTCTCAAAAGTACGACAGATCGACATGAAGGATCTCCTGAAAAGTTACTTGCAGAAATTTGAAGCTATCAGTAGCTATACACAAGAATATATACCCACAGCAAATCAACTTATCACTGAGGAAGGCTCAAGGCTGCACATTCCTCTTGGAACTGATAATTATATTTTGTCAGACTTTGAGGGTGAACTCTCAAGCATAATTGCTTGTGCACTGGCCTCCTTGAAGGAACTTCCTGTTCAATCAGAAGTTCTTGATGAGGATAGTAGGAGAGAGAATGGAATGGCTGCTAAGTCATATGAGAGTTTACACAGCCTAGCTCGAATATCCACCATTACTTCCCTGCGTTGGTCTTCAAATGGTTTTTCAGAATCAGATTCAGTCCTTTCTACCTCAAGCAGTTCTCCAGAAGACTCTCGATTCTCCAGTTTTGATGGGTTGAATTTGTTGGATTCTCTTGTTCCTCCAGACCCTTTTAATCCAATTGTCAATCTGGTTGGGAAGGGTAAATATTCCGTAGCTTGTCTATATGCCAATGAGTTCCGTGATCTTCGCAGTCGCTGCTGCCCATCTGAGGCTGATTATATTGCCTCCCTAAGCCGTTGTAGGAACTGGGATGCCAAAGGTGGGAAAAGCAAATCTCTTTTTGCTAAAACACTAGATGACAGGTTTATcataaaggaaattaaaaagaCAGAATTTGATTCTTTTACGAAGTTTGCTCGGGATTATTTCAAGTACATGACTCAGTCATTTGAGTTAGGGAACCAAACATGCCTCGCAAAAGTTCTTGGGATCTATCAG GTAAGTATAAGACAGACAAAAAGTGGTAAAGAGAATAGGCACGATCTGATGGTGATGGAGAATCTTACATTTGGTCGGAAAATTACTCGCCAGTATGATCTTAAAGGTGCTCTACATTCGAGGTACACTGCAGCAGCTGATGGTTCGGGCGATGTTCTTTTGGACCAGAACTTTGTCAATGACATGAATTCCTCGCCCTTGTATGTTAGTAATAAAGCAAAGCGTCTCTTACAACGGGCTGTTTGGAATGACACAGCTTTTCTTAAT TCAATCAATGTTATGGATTATTCTTTACTTGTGGCCGTGGATACTGAGCGGCGGGAGCTTGTGTGTGGGATCATTGATTATCTGAGGCAGTATACCTGGGACAAGCAACTTGAGACTTGGGTGAAATCTTCACTTGTTCCAAAGAATGTTTTGCCAACTGTCATCTCTCCAAAAGAGTACAAGAGGCGATTCAGAAAGTTCATGGCTTCGCATTTTTTGTGTGTCCCAGATCATTGGTGCTCAGAAATATCCTCTCATGACCCTGGTGAACTTTGTGGTGTCAGAGATGATCATGATATTTCTCAACCAAAATCCCAAAAGGAAGAGGGGCTTAATGGTTTTTCTGCATGA